In Silene latifolia isolate original U9 population chromosome 3, ASM4854445v1, whole genome shotgun sequence, a single window of DNA contains:
- the LOC141648148 gene encoding putative WRKY transcription factor 40 yields MGYPSWLSTSSSFDQSHENGTLSLFDDSPVREAKVELQSSSNEVSNKSWVHNETGALLEELNRVNVENKKLTEMLTVICENYNGLKRQLTELMNKSASNNVGNVIKKRKVENVTVAINNNNNIPARNNVESSSSDHEEDSCGKSKDEAFKTKISTVAVRTEASDSSLILKDGYQWRKYGQKVTRDNPCPRAYFKCSFAPTCPVKKKVQRSLEDQSMLVATYEGEHNHAPPPQQDGSLGSSRVLNVGSVPRNSPPNSSSPNNNKMLSDSSSQLNKFNSGEFQKLLAEHMASSLTKDPTFTSAIVAAISGRFVHQSPSD; encoded by the exons ATGGGTTATCCGTCATGGTTGAGCACGTCTTCTTCGTTTGATCAAAGTCATGAAAATGGTACTCTTTCCCTTTTCGACGATTCGCCGGTCCGAGAAGCTAAGGTGGAGCTTCAATCTAGCTCTAATGAAGTTTCTAACAAAAGTTGGGTTCACAATGAg ACAGGGGCATTATTGGAAGAATTGAATAGGGTAAACGTGGAAAACAAGAAATTAACAGAAATGCTAACGGTAATATGTGAGAATTACAATGGATTGAAGAGGCAATTAACGGAATTGATGAACAAAAGCGCAAGTAATAATGTCGGTAACGTGATTAAGAAAAGAAAAGTGGAGAATGTGACGGTTgcaattaataacaataataatattccAGCTAGAAACAACGTCGAAAGTAGTTCTAGTGATCATGAAGAAGATTCTTGCGGGAAATCTAAAGATGAAGCCTTCAAAACCAAGATCTCAACTGTTGCGGTTCGAACCGAAGCTTCCGATTCAAGCCTT ATACTTAAGGATGGTTATCAATGGAGGAAATATGGTCAAAAAGTGACAAGGGATAATCCTTGCCCTAGAGCTTACTTCAAATGCTCATTTGCTCCTACTTGCCCCGTTAAAAAGAAG GTACAAAGAAGTCTAGAAGACCAATCAATGCTAGTAGCAACATATGAAGGGGAGCACAACCATGCACCTCCACCCCAACAAGACGGCTCATTAGGCTCAAGCCGGGTTTTAAATGTTGGCTCAGTCCCACGTAATTCGCCACCAAACTCGTCGAGCCCTAACAATAATAAAATGTTGAGTGACAGTTCAAGCCAATTGAACAAGTTTAACTCGGGTGAGTTCCAAAAATTATTAGCGGAACATATGGCGTCTTCATTGACTAAAGATCCAACATTTACATCGGCCATTGTCGCGGCCATTTCCGGGAGATTTGTACACCAAAGCCCAAGTGATTGA